A segment of the Agromyces sp. H17E-10 genome:
GGTCGCGAACGACTCGGCACCCGAGTCGAGGGTGAGCCCGTCGAGCTCGATGCGGCCGACGCATCCGCCGAGCGCGTCGCGCCGCTCGAGCAGCGTGACCCGCAGGCCGATCTTGGCGCACTCGAGGGCCGCGACCATACCCGCGACGCCGCCGCCGATGACGACCACGTCGGTCGTCTCGACGGTGATGTGCGGAGCCTCGTCGGTCACGCCGCGCCCGCCTCGTGCACGAGCTCGACGACGCGCGTGAGCACGGTCGGGTCGGTCTCCGGCGGAACGCCGTGGCCGAGGTTGAACACGTGCGCGGGGGCGACGCGGCCCTTCTCGAGCACGTCGCGCACCGCGGCCTCGAGCACGGGCCAGGGCGCGGCGAGCAGGGCCGGGTCGAGGTTGCCCTGCAGCGGCACACCGGCACCGATGCGCTCGGCGGCGACGTCGAGCGGCACCCGGTAGTCGACGCCGACGACGTCGACCCCGACCTCCTTCATGGCGCCGAGCAGTTCGCCCGTGCCGACGCCGAAGTGCACGACGGGCACGGGGCGTGCGGGCTGCGCCTGCCCCGAGGCATCCGTGGTCGCGTACTCGAGGTCGTGCACGAAGCTCAGCGCGCGCGCCGAGGCGGGTGCCACGTGGGTCTCGTAGTCGGCGAGCGAGAGCGCACCGGCCCACGAGTCGAAGAGCTGCGCGGCCGAGGCGCCGGCGACGATCTGGGTGCGCAGGAATCGACCCGTGAGCTCGGCCGTCCACTCCATGAGCGCGCGCCACGCACCGGGGTCGGCGTGCATGAGGGTGCGGGCGGCAAGGTGGTCCTTCGAGGGGCCGCCCTCGGCGAGGTAGGCCGCGAGCGTGAACGGGGCGCCGGCGAAGCCGATGAGCGGGGTGCCGGCGTCGCCCGAGCCGCCCGACGGCGCGGTCGTGTTCAGCTCGGCGATCGTCAGCGCGACGGCCTCGGCGATCGGGCCCGAGGCCTGGTCGAGCGACGCGGGGTCGATGGCGGTGAGCTCGGCGACGGCCGCGGCATCCGCATAGCCCCTCGAGAAGACGGGGCCGCGCCCCGGCTGGATCTCGACGTCGACGCCGACGAGCTTCAGCGGCACGACGATGTCGCTGAA
Coding sequences within it:
- the hemE gene encoding uroporphyrinogen decarboxylase, translating into MSGVILSPQHPLSAGLTSDSRLVRAYRGERADTTPVWFMRQAGRSLPEYRELRVGTRMLDACLDPAMASEITLQPVRRHGVDAGIFFSDIVVPLKLVGVDVEIQPGRGPVFSRGYADAAAVAELTAIDPASLDQASGPIAEAVALTIAELNTTAPSGGSGDAGTPLIGFAGAPFTLAAYLAEGGPSKDHLAARTLMHADPGAWRALMEWTAELTGRFLRTQIVAGASAAQLFDSWAGALSLADYETHVAPASARALSFVHDLEYATTDASGQAQPARPVPVVHFGVGTGELLGAMKEVGVDVVGVDYRVPLDVAAERIGAGVPLQGNLDPALLAAPWPVLEAAVRDVLEKGRVAPAHVFNLGHGVPPETDPTVLTRVVELVHEAGAA